The Streptococcaceae bacterium ESL0687 genome has a segment encoding these proteins:
- a CDS encoding 50S ribosomal protein L23, with protein MNLYDVIKKPIITEASMLAMDEKKYTFEVDARAHKELIKQAVERAFDGVKVASVNTINVKPKAKRVGRYTGFTSKYKKAIITLTEDSKKIEIFGE; from the coding sequence ATGAACCTTTATGATGTAATCAAAAAACCAATCATCACTGAAGCATCTATGCTTGCAATGGATGAGAAAAAATACACTTTCGAAGTTGATGCTCGTGCTCACAAAGAACTTATCAAACAAGCCGTTGAACGTGCTTTTGATGGAGTTAAAGTAGCATCTGTAAACACAATTAACGTTAAACCAAAAGCTAAACGCGTTGGTCGTTATACTGGATTTACAAGCAAATACAAGAAAGCAATCATCACACTAACTGAAGATTCTAAAAAAATCGAAATCTTCGGTGAATAA